One window from the genome of Paraconexibacter algicola encodes:
- a CDS encoding BlaI/MecI/CopY family transcriptional regulator has protein sequence MPQERLPELHELEREVMSEVWSRGESTVREVLDGLNARAEKTRAYTTVMTVMSRLAEKDLLVRRRSGKTDHYTAALSRADYHERRAAGEVADLIDEYGDKVLVHFARSIQQLDPERRRELRRLAGKKPKS, from the coding sequence GTGCCACAGGAGCGACTACCCGAACTGCACGAGCTCGAGCGCGAGGTGATGTCTGAGGTCTGGTCTCGCGGTGAGTCCACCGTTCGTGAGGTCCTCGACGGGCTGAACGCCCGTGCGGAGAAGACGCGCGCGTACACGACCGTCATGACCGTCATGAGCCGTCTCGCGGAAAAGGACCTGCTCGTTCGCCGCCGCTCCGGCAAGACCGACCACTACACGGCCGCGCTTTCACGAGCCGACTACCACGAGCGGCGCGCAGCCGGCGAGGTCGCCGATCTGATCGACGAGTACGGCGATAAGGTCCTGGTCCACTTCGCGCGGTCGATCCAGCAGCTGGACCCGGAGCGGCGCCGCGAGCTTCGTCGCCTCGCAGGCAAGAAGCCCAAGAGCTGA
- a CDS encoding cytochrome c oxidase assembly protein, with the protein MTIDARSSGMWAALLAGLMVGLTPMTTSVAPHVLQHVVLMFFVPPILVRVVPGLAGGRQLGVGAGVALVLVGILAIYALHAPPSFELDLRNAGAGLAVHSGLIAAGLVLVLPVTGTWSVRGMAAVGLVALAELGVGALGMWLAWIPKLVYDVPGDDRAFGLDPQSDQAAAGAIILVVAEPLLAVEVAKLFFRALREGEAEDLASDSS; encoded by the coding sequence GTGACGATCGACGCAAGATCCAGCGGTATGTGGGCTGCGCTCCTCGCCGGACTCATGGTCGGCTTGACCCCGATGACGACGTCAGTGGCTCCCCATGTGCTGCAGCACGTCGTTCTGATGTTCTTCGTCCCGCCGATCCTGGTCCGCGTGGTCCCTGGCCTCGCGGGAGGTCGACAGCTCGGGGTCGGCGCGGGCGTCGCGCTGGTCCTTGTCGGGATTCTGGCGATCTACGCGCTGCACGCGCCGCCGTCGTTCGAGCTCGACCTTCGCAACGCCGGCGCGGGACTCGCAGTCCACAGCGGCTTGATCGCGGCAGGACTCGTCCTGGTCCTGCCGGTCACCGGCACCTGGTCGGTGCGAGGGATGGCTGCCGTAGGGCTCGTCGCCCTCGCGGAACTCGGCGTGGGGGCGCTCGGAATGTGGCTCGCCTGGATCCCGAAGCTCGTGTACGACGTCCCAGGCGACGACCGGGCTTTTGGTCTCGACCCGCAGTCAGACCAGGCAGCCGCCGGAGCGATCATCCTGGTTGTCGCCGAACCGCTGCTGGCCGTCGAAGTCGCGAAGCTGTTCTTTCGAGCGCTGCGGGAAGGGGAGGCCGAAGACCTCGCCTCGGATTCGAGTTGA